The Deltaproteobacteria bacterium genome contains a region encoding:
- a CDS encoding PDZ domain-containing protein — MSSGTTSEEDKRALYWLGERLIDYRHPVMIVVLIVTGYFAWLSFQLKLETSFGDLLPQSHPFVQVHNKYAGTFGGANNIQLMVEVKDGDIFTVSTLDRIYKITEEMDRVYGVNHNQIDSIGHRTTRYLRAQAGGFLKAEPVMIQMPKTADDAANIKRIVHNTESIYGILVSLDDRAALVRANFIEARLDHRRTFTEINERVIAPFEKGWIGALIRGRDAFKGETSAAAAVDTVYRDTAAARAGLKVGDIIVSVNGKPVADRVELAAEIQKYKPGTTVRLGVKSGEETRDAQLTIPEPDLELYVAGEPRLYGWVYSYASDVFWILTVTYCFEWIFRWMYFHDWRGALRPTLTGLIAAFWGLGFVHIIGFALDPLILVMPFLVTARAVSHAIQMHDRYYEEFERHDWNQRKAIVAAFAELFIPTFAGVVTDALGVLVIILVPIVMLRNLAIVISWWILAITVAELLLNPIVYYYLRAPDPEVVLARDKGWYKALINRVTDWNLSSLGKGTTMVFWLGLTAVGAFLMRGLIVGDPTSASPLVWSDSPYNVSHAHIQDKFGGVEPLIVVAEGKDRDAMKDPKVLRTMENFQRYLERDRDVGYSFSLTDILRAVNMVFHELEPKWGVIPNNSRDVAQTFFIFFSGSPPTETAKYVDPSYTTSHVTFFARNHKGDNIARIIQECKDFIARPENNMDGKATFKLAGGLIGVLAAANEELVRNDLLMNFLGFFTIYVIVLFSYRSWVAGLYLLAPLFISNILINAAMAVFEIGINVNTLPLVTVGVGFGIDYGLYILSRIIEEIRVNNNLDLSIREALVTSGKAVSFTAVCMIGGTALWTFSNIRFNAVMGGLLAVWMGVSFICSETLLPVMISYFRPGFILREGGKASRRPVVQAQAAAVS, encoded by the coding sequence ATGAGCAGCGGAACCACGAGCGAAGAGGACAAGCGAGCACTCTACTGGCTGGGCGAGCGGCTGATCGACTACCGCCACCCGGTCATGATCGTGGTGCTCATCGTCACGGGGTACTTCGCGTGGCTGAGCTTCCAGCTGAAGCTCGAGACGAGCTTCGGCGACCTCCTCCCGCAGAGCCACCCCTTCGTCCAGGTCCACAACAAGTACGCCGGCACGTTCGGCGGCGCCAACAACATCCAGCTGATGGTCGAGGTGAAGGACGGCGACATCTTCACGGTCTCGACCCTCGATCGCATCTACAAGATCACGGAGGAGATGGACCGCGTCTACGGCGTGAACCACAACCAGATCGACTCGATCGGCCACCGCACGACTCGCTACCTCCGCGCCCAGGCGGGCGGGTTCCTGAAGGCCGAGCCAGTGATGATCCAGATGCCGAAGACGGCAGACGACGCGGCCAACATCAAGCGCATCGTCCACAACACCGAGAGCATCTACGGCATCCTCGTCTCGCTCGACGACCGGGCCGCCCTGGTGCGCGCCAACTTCATCGAAGCACGCCTCGATCACCGCCGCACCTTCACCGAGATCAACGAGCGGGTCATCGCGCCCTTCGAGAAGGGCTGGATCGGTGCGCTCATCAGGGGCCGGGACGCGTTCAAGGGCGAGACCTCGGCGGCCGCGGCGGTGGACACCGTCTACCGCGACACGGCGGCGGCCAGGGCCGGGCTCAAGGTGGGGGACATCATCGTGTCGGTCAACGGGAAGCCGGTGGCGGACCGGGTGGAGCTGGCGGCGGAGATCCAGAAGTACAAGCCCGGGACGACCGTCAGGCTCGGCGTGAAGAGCGGCGAGGAAACCAGAGACGCCCAGCTCACCATCCCCGAGCCCGACCTCGAGTTGTACGTCGCCGGCGAGCCGCGCCTCTACGGCTGGGTCTACAGCTACGCGAGCGACGTGTTCTGGATCCTCACCGTCACCTACTGCTTCGAGTGGATCTTCCGTTGGATGTACTTCCACGACTGGCGCGGAGCGCTGCGCCCGACGCTCACCGGGCTCATCGCCGCCTTCTGGGGCCTCGGCTTCGTACACATCATCGGCTTCGCTCTCGACCCGCTCATCCTGGTGATGCCCTTCCTGGTGACGGCCCGCGCCGTGAGCCACGCCATCCAGATGCACGACCGCTACTACGAGGAGTTCGAGCGCCACGACTGGAACCAGCGGAAGGCGATCGTGGCGGCCTTCGCCGAGCTCTTCATCCCGACCTTCGCCGGGGTGGTGACCGACGCGCTCGGCGTGCTCGTCATCATCCTCGTGCCGATCGTCATGCTGCGCAACCTGGCGATCGTCATCTCGTGGTGGATCCTCGCCATCACCGTCGCCGAGCTGCTGCTGAACCCGATCGTGTACTACTACCTGCGGGCCCCCGACCCCGAGGTCGTGCTGGCGCGCGACAAGGGGTGGTACAAGGCGCTCATCAACCGCGTCACGGACTGGAACCTCTCGTCGCTCGGCAAGGGGACGACCATGGTGTTCTGGCTCGGGCTGACGGCGGTGGGCGCGTTCCTCATGCGCGGCCTGATCGTCGGCGACCCGACCTCGGCCTCGCCCCTGGTGTGGAGCGACTCGCCCTACAACGTCTCCCACGCCCACATCCAGGACAAGTTCGGCGGAGTGGAGCCTCTGATCGTCGTCGCCGAGGGCAAGGACCGCGACGCCATGAAGGACCCCAAGGTGCTGCGCACCATGGAGAACTTCCAGCGCTACCTCGAGCGCGACCGGGACGTGGGCTACAGTTTCTCGCTCACCGACATCCTGCGTGCGGTCAACATGGTCTTCCACGAGCTCGAGCCGAAGTGGGGCGTCATCCCCAACAACTCGCGCGACGTGGCGCAGACCTTCTTCATCTTCTTCTCCGGCTCGCCGCCGACCGAGACGGCGAAGTACGTGGACCCGAGCTACACCACCTCGCACGTGACCTTCTTCGCCCGCAACCACAAGGGCGACAACATCGCGCGCATCATCCAGGAGTGCAAAGACTTCATCGCCAGGCCCGAGAACAACATGGACGGGAAGGCGACCTTCAAGCTTGCCGGCGGGCTCATCGGGGTGCTCGCGGCGGCCAACGAGGAGCTCGTGCGCAACGACCTGCTCATGAACTTCCTCGGCTTCTTCACGATCTACGTCATCGTCCTGTTCAGCTACCGCTCGTGGGTCGCCGGCCTCTACCTCCTGGCGCCGCTCTTCATCTCGAACATCCTCATCAACGCAGCCATGGCGGTGTTCGAGATCGGCATCAACGTGAACACGCTCCCGCTGGTCACGGTCGGCGTCGGCTTCGGGATCGACTACGGTCTCTACATCCTCTCCCGCATCATCGAGGAGATCCGGGTCAACAACAACCTCGACCTCTCCATCCGCGAGGCGCTCGTGACCTCGGGCAAGGCGGTGAGCTTCACGGCGGTCTGCATGATCGGCGGCACGGCGCTGTGGACGTTCTCGAACATCCGCTTCAACGCCGTCATGGGCGGGCTGCTGGCGGTGTGGATGGGCGTCAGCTTCATCTGCTCCGAGACACTGCTGCCGGTGATGATCTCGTACTTCCGCCCCGGCTTCATCCTGCGCGAGGGGGGGAAGGCGTCGCGGCGCCCGGTGGTCCAGGCGCAGGCCGCGGCGGTCAGCTAG